ATACTactggaagaagagaaaatcgCCAGAGTCTCCTACGGAGACATCAGAAGAAGGAAATTTCTTTGAAAATTTGACTGGGAAGCCCATCCGTTTCAGTTACAAAGATCTTCAAACTGCAACTAATAACTTCTCGGTGAAGCTAGGGCAAGGAGGTTTTGGCTCGGTTTACCAAGGGATTCTCCCAGATGGGACTCGACTTGCTGTGAAGAAGTTGGAAGGCATTGGTCAGGGACAGAAAGAGTTTCAAGCTGAAGTTACCATCATTGGCAGTATCCATCATCTGCACTTGGTTCGGCTCAGGGGCTTCTGCGCAGAAGGAAGCCATCGACTTCTTGCTTACGATTACATGGCAAATGGTTCTCTTGATAAATGGATTTTCAAAAAATACAACAAAGAATCCCTGTTGGATTGGGAGACAAGGTTCAATATAGCATTGTGTACAGCTAAAGGACTAGCTTATCTCCACGAAGATTGCGATTCAAAGATCGTTCACTGTGACATAAAACCTGAAAATGTTCTCCTAGACGATAATTACCTTGCCAAAGTCGCTGACTTTGGTTTGGCAAAGCTAATGACTAGGGGGCAGAGCCATGTTTTCACAACACTAAGAGGAACCCGGGGTTACCTTGCACCAGAGTGGATCAACAACTCCCCTATATCAGAGAAGATCGATGTGTATAGCTATGGAATGCTGTTGCTAGAGGTCATTGGTGGGAGAAAGAACTATGACCGGACAGAAACTTCTGAAGAGTCAAATTTTCCATCCTATGCCTTCAAGATGTTGGGAGAAGGAAAACTGAAGGATATCGTTGATACAAAGTTAGGGATAGATAAAGGCGACAAGAGGGTTGAGACAGCCATTATGGTTGCACTATGGTGCATACAGGAAGATATGTCTTTGAGACCATCGATGACTAAGGTTGTCCAGATGCTTGAAGGCCTCCTTCCTGTTCCTCAGCCTCCAACCTCCGCCGCAAGGGGATCTCAACTTTATACAGACGTCTTTAAATCAGACAACAATTCTGCAGTGTGCCTTTCAGGCCCAAGATAAAATTTGTTGAACATGAGAGACGTGTAAGATATATTCCATACATGAGTGATAAAATAATGCCTAGTCCAGTGTATTTAGATACTATGTTTTAGTTTAGGCGCTTGTACGATGTGTTTTTCCTATGCCACATAGATTGCATTTCATTATTTGTACCTGTAGCTCCATATTCAACAAATCTAACTTTGCTCACATGGTTAGAGATTTGCTTTGAGGAATTAAGAGACCACATTTTACCATGCACTTCTCTAATTGAGATATGCACACCAATATGGTCATTAATCTCACGCATAGACAAGCTACTGCAAATTAACAAGTACATATAGTGCATAATAGAAATTAAATGGGAAAGAAGATGGAGGAATTAAATGGGAAACTAAGGAGTACCTAACTTAGTGTTGATGCTTTGTGAGCACATCGGAAATAATTGAACACACCGTTAGTATGAGTATGATGATAATAATATTGGTAATGACAGAAATAGTTGTCCAAGGCGTGTGGAAATATTTTTGCTTCAGATTTGCCTTCCATTTGTTCCACGGCTTTTGTTAGTAGTTGTTTAGCTCCTTTGGAAGAGTAGCAAAATAAAATCTTTCTTTGTCCAACACAACACCTTTGCCAAGGTTGTTAACCAGAGTAGACACCTCATTTTTGTCACCAAGCATATTTTCAACAATTATGTGGGTTAGATCTTCACCAACTCCTCTTTACCTTAACAACTAATTGTCTAACCCACTAACGTTATTGTTGTACTAAAGTTTTTTCATGTGGTCAGATGCATAAGAGTAGAAAATATAATGCTAATTATTTTCAGGAACAAGAGGAAAATCTTCGTAAGCGAACGTACGGTACATAAGAAAGCTTTCGCATTATACATACTGATGTGAAAGTTTGTCTATATATAGTTGTTTCTTTTGCAATGGGTCTAGCTACTTGCATGTGAAATTCTAACAACTCTTTTGACAGAATACTTTATAGATGAGAAATTAAGCAGAAATAagcacaaaccctaaaacaaacCGTACAGCTCTTATTAGCAACGGGGTTTACAAATGTCTACAATACAAAGATGAATCTCACTAGGGACAAACCagacaaacaaataaaacaagaaaatactACGTAAAGGATAGGGAAAAAATGGCGAATTAAGGATTGATACTTAATTAATGACAGAGATAATAGAACACGCTGTTTGTATGATAGTGAGTTCGATGAGAAAACCAGCTGCAAAGACAGAAATCATTGCCCAACGTGTGTTCAAATACTTTTGTTTCAAGCTTGCCTTTATTTTTGACCAAGAGAAATGGGGAAGAAAATGGATTGTTGCTATTGCGAATGACTCCAGAGTCGAGAAGTTCTTTCTGCTTTCTGAGAGTGGGTAACGATATGGGCGTACGTTGATGGGTTATGTATTGGGAAGCAGGGGTATTTTATGGTTGACTTGACTCTGAGGTGGGAGTCTGAGAAGAGTGGTGAAAAGGCGGGAGTATTGATAAAAGGAATAGTATTGCGGGATGGATATTAGTGGGTGGGTTAAAaaagggacaaggattgtctaccctcttatttttggtgcccttccatgccctcctgttttgtgtgatcacgattaaaccacgttaatattttatattatttttttatagaaataataagataaaagtaaatagtaatataaaatgttgacgtggcttaaccgtgaccacacaaacaggagggcatggaagggcaccaaaaataagagggtagacaatccttgtcctaaaAAAAGAGGTGTCGGTGGGAAAAAGGTGTGGTGTGGTAATCATTGTCGTTGGACAAGACTGTGGTGGGGTAGTGAGGTTGTTAGGAGGAGACGTGGGCGGTGGAGAAAAATGGGAGTTGTTGGTGGGATAATCGGCTGTAAGTGGAGGTGGGGAATATTGAGGTTTAAATTGGGCTAGGTTGCATGGGTGCAATGAGGGTTGGGCTGTAATGAGGCCTTGTAGGGTATAGGTTTTGTCATTCATTGTGAAAAGCattgttttgtttctgaaaTGCCACCCAATGTACCCGAGTGACTCGAGCCATTCAGCATCCAAAATCAGTTCATAGCCTGGGATATTTAAGAGGAGAAATGAACCAATATGAGTGTGATCTTGTAGGTGTATGGTGACATTGTGGGCTCTCATGCTGGCATGGACTTTTTGGTGGGAAGCTGTAGTGAAATGGACTGGTGGAATatccttttaacacacataatccATCATTTATATAGGAACACGTGGTATACTATCTAATGTGACGGTCACACTGAAGAACCTCTGAATGAAAAGCTATTTTTTGGCTGATCCCACTTTAAACTTGACTACTGCCTGGTGTAACTCTGTGATGCTCATTTTCTATTTACCCATGTTAAGTTTGAGTTATTACAGGTATGCCATCATTTTTACAAAGTATATATTActgaatattatatatttttctttccttcgtTCTCCCTTCTCCTATCTCCGTTCCTCAGCTAATGACGACGGCCAGATATTTCCGTTCGAAAGCCGACGAATCGGACCTCACCGTTTCACCAATCGTCTCCCTTTCATCTTAGGAACAAGAAAACCAGTCGCATGCCTCGATTCGTTAGGGTTTCGACGAGGATTTTCGAAAACTCCTCAGAGTTTTCCGACATTTTTGTGACGATTCCGGCGAAGATCGGCGTCGAGGTTGGTCTCAAGCTATTCCTCAGAACCTCAGGTACCTTCTGCATCTATTGCACTCAAAGATCTGCTTCAATTTTTTGATTTAATATAATTGGGTTTTAGTTAATTTTTCGTggatttttttcctttaaatttctggGTTGTGCACAAGTTTTCGTTAaatttgtaacttttttttgtgtgattttatcTGAAAGTTATGGTTGCCTTGAAGGATGGTAAGCCCCCTcactctcctctttctctctctctctacactttGTGTAGATTATATTTTGTTTGATTGCAGAGTTTTTGGTTCTTAAAAATCTCCAATGtattttatttggtttcctcttaattttatttattattgaatGTTGCCTAAAAATCTATGAAGGGTTGGTTTGCTCTTTTGATCGTGGACTAAAAGATTTGAATGAATTATGATAATCTCTTTAACTTTAACTAGCTTCAAATAGAAGCTCTGAGTTTTCATTTCTATGGAAGCATGGCGGAAAACTATCCCCAAAAGATCTGTATTTTAATAGTTAAATTCATTTTGGACCCTGTAATACGAGTTTCAAACGCTTCATAGATAGCATTGCAACTTCCAGATCATGCTGAAAGCAGAAAGTGCTTTTGGTTCATATTAAAGCAGTTGATAAAGTTGTTCTTCTTGCTTGATATTTAATTCGAATTTTGATCTTCGACAAATTCCCAGAATATTAATACATGTTTTTCATTACTCTTTATTAAGAGTACCCTTTTGTGCATATAATTCATCAGCAGATCTCAATCAAAGTTGTATATGATTTGGGGAGGGAAGTGGTTGCAGGTGATGGGGGTGGGAGGGTGGGCACCGGGGCGGGATTTGGGGAAGATGATCtgggttttgcttttttttttttttttttttaataacttttctttaaataattattttttttgaattttgaattttgaatttccacATGGACccttaatgacatgtggcgtccagtcattgtccacataaacgccacgtcatcaattaacggaagacttaacagccagactaacggatgtatgagactgttccaaaattaacactttaattatgattctgggacgaaaaaaacttcatgtaccaattGTTGAAAATCAAGAAACCCTCACGACTATGGAATGTTACAAACCTTTGAAATTCTTCACAATTATCCAGTAATGTAGAACAGAAGCCACCAAAATCTTATGAAATatacattttcttttctgttctTTCATCTCATGATGGTATTAGATATGTTTGGGTTATGagttcatcatatatttttgttgaaCATTTGCCAGAATTATATATCTGGAGGGGGAGAAACATTTGTACAGCCAGTCACCTTCAACCCTAATCTTAATTTATATAACTTGGTGCATACCATCCTTCCCTTCCCTTTTCAAGCAGCAAAATAGTGGAAATGTTGGAGGTGTCTGGTCTTTTCATTTCGTTGGTCTGGTGCTTAAGTTTGCAGCTTCCTAGGACATAAGATATCCTTACTACTCACTTCGTAATCCACGGCTTCAATGAATCCACTATTTTTCTCACTGTTTTTGCTTATTGTGGAATttgggttcttttttttttgggtgattttttattggttaattgGTTTTGTTGCAGGTTAGAGCGGTCAAGGTTCAAAAGATATTGGTAGAACTCAGACCGGTGTGTTATGCTTACTGCTCTAACTGTTTCacttacaattttaataagCATCTTTTGCTGAATTTACTTTTGATTATCTTTTTTAtggaattcaaaatttgagttgattaaaattggtaatttgttttgatttgttgtCATATAGTTGATTAGTTGGTAATTAAATGCAAATATTTTGCTTTAACTTTTTAAGAATCCAGATATTTTCCAAATCACAATCTGATTTGGATTGCATATAGTCGTACATGTAATaaatgaaatttcaaacaaGTAATGTTGGTGATAAAATAGACgatttataaattatttgacAATCCTGACCTAAGATGTGGGTTTAATTGGgtttccttttgtttgtttgttgatgGCACCAAGTTGTGGTTTTTGCTTGATTCATTGTTTGGGTTATAATATGAACTTGAAAGgtgtaatattaaaaaatgtaCACCCCATTTACAGgaaaacgaagaagaaaaaacgaagaagaaagaagagtgaAATACTTGGAAGCAATAGAGAACCACGTCAAAAGTAACCAAGATACCTTTTCTATGTAAAATATTCTACAgacatctttttttttccttattgaACATATGTAATAGATTTTGATATATTTACTATATTTCACACATTTAATCTGTTTTAAAATCCGCGGCATTGCGCTGGCTAAATTGCTAGTTAAGTCTATATGAAGGGAAAAATATACAAACTTTTGAGAACCGAAATTAAGGTTGGGAGGTATTTGAAGGGAGAATGCGATAAAGGAAAGAATagggaaattaaaggaaagaacAAAATTTTGTGAGCTTTCCTACTTTTTGTGTTAATATATAATTTAGGTTGGGTTTTTCAATAAGATTTGGTCACTTGGGATGCCTGAATTTAAAATTGGTGAGCACTACATTAAAAATTGATGAGCAGTCAAATGAAACTCATGAATCTCACTGTGACCTTTCCTACGGTGAAAAGCTACAATGAAACTTTTCCTCAACatagtatttatttattttattttattttaagtacAAAGGAgacatattatttaaatttcataCATAGACAAGCAACTGCAAATTAACATGTACATATAATGCACGCTAGAAATTAAATGGGAAAGAAGAGGGAGAAATTAAGTAGGAAACTTAGCGTTGAGCGCATTGGGAAAAAGAACACACCGTTTGTATGAAAGTGAGCATGATGATCAAAGTAGCAGCAAATACAGAAATAGTTGTCCAAGGTGAGTagaaatatttttgtttcagATCTGCCTTCCATTTGTTCCACCTCTTATTGTAGTACTTGTTGAGGCCCTCTGTAAGCTTAGCATAATagaaatgttttctttcaaaCACAACCCCTTTGCCAAGGCTGTTAATCAGAGTAGACACCTCACTGTTGTCACCAAGCATGGTTTCAACAATTCCATTCCTGACAAGCAATTCCACATCATTTGGGGTGTTGACAAAAGAATCCATGAGGATGATATAGTCAATTAAGTGGCGGGTTTTTTCAGTGCAACGGAATTGCTCAAAGGCAATAAGGTTTCGGAGTACAAGCTCCGTGTTATCATCGATCATTAGATTTGGAATTTCCAAAATCCCGTCTTTAAAACACATAGCAAATAGATTCTTGTTTGATCGCTTCTTAAACTTGATGCCAGCCTGGTGTAGTTTCGTCATGCTGGGTACAGCTAGAGTTTTGACCGACCCTCGATTGTCCCTCTCTTCCTCATCCGTTGGTAGATTTAAAGCTCTAATCAAATCAACAAAATGATCTACTTTTAAACTAGGGGAAGATTTCGAATTGTCTCTTTGCACGTATGAACTCGTTGATTCGTTGCAGAACTGGCAGGAGAGGTCAAATACTGAAGGCTTCTCCTCGGCGGCAAAGAGATCCTCAAGAACGAAAAAAGGCAGCTGATTTTCAAGCAAAAGCAAGTCAGGTAATACAGAATTTACCAACCATGGTTTGTGAAAGATGCGGTCATTGCTATCCCGCTTGATCGGATCCAAGAACCTCAATAAGAACTCAATGATGAACGCGGCATCCACAAGAATGATTCTTACAAATTCATCACTGCTCAACTCAATGGTCTGCGCATAGCAACTGCGCAATTCCGCTTCCCTGCCCTTTATTTTCGTTACATAATCTGCCAAGGGGACCTTTGTCCGATCCAAAAAATACCGCAGATACCTCCTCTTGTGTTCTTCCATGTCTTTTAAGCCTTCCTTGCCGTGGTGAAGCGGACCTATAGAGACTACTTGAGGTGTGTAGGCCTTTTCATTTACACGCCGTAGTTCTTCAGGAATTCTGAAGATACAACCCAAATTGGACAAGGGAGGCAAGCCCTCTAACTCCTCACTCATTGAATTTGCTAACGGAATGCAAGGGTTTTCGATGTCATCTGGATCTTCGCTGATTTCTTCCATTTAATGCTGATGTGTTTGTTGTTGCAAATCGTAATTGCTGACAACAAGATGATGATCACTGACACATCAATAAACAATTCTTCGCTAACAGAGAAATTAATCCAAGCATTGAGAAAACATGACAACAATCAAATCCAATCTAGATAATAGAGAAAATTATTAATCCAAGAAATGCAAATACGTACACCCGAAAAagttaaattttgttttatatatttgtgAGGAGCGCGTTTAGTGAAATTGGATTAATTTCTTCTATCCACCTTCTTATATTTGGTTTTAATCAATGTGGGATGAGAGAAAAATATAGAGCAAAATAGTAGTATCTGCAAATAATAAGTCATAAACTTGTATTCTTGTAGTTTTTTCATACAGTTGTCATGTCCCACATGGAACTGAAggagtttatttttatttttatttttagtattttgatattttggcaacaaagaaaaaaaagataacCCAATAAACTAACAAATATAACTAACAAATCATTGAATTGTCCATCCATACAATTATTCGAAAACATGTCTCTAtaggcaaaaaaaaattattttatgtcTCTCCAGGCAAGTGTCTAAAGAACAAAACTAATTGATTTAACAAACCAAGCTCACGTGACATTGCCGTGGGATTGTGACATAACCTTTAATTCATCACCGATTGCTCAAGTGGAGCCAAATAGAGGTTGGTGTGTAAAGTTGGCTCCATACAACATCAGAGGATGTggagtaggggtgggcaaacgggtcctggGCCCGTGGATAGGGGCGGGTATTGATGGTTTGGAACGGGTACGAAGCGAGTCCATATTATTTTACATACAAAGCAGGGCGGGATGGGTGAAGTCGAACAACTCGAAACAATGAATCAGTCATCTCCTCTGTTTGACTCAGATTTGCATG
Above is a window of Malus sylvestris chromosome 15, drMalSylv7.2, whole genome shotgun sequence DNA encoding:
- the LOC126603271 gene encoding UPF0481 protein At3g47200-like isoform X9 is translated as MEEISEDPDDIENPCIPLANSMSEELEGLPPLSNLGCIFRIPEELRRVNEKAYTPQVVSIGPLHHGKEGLKDMEEHKRRYLRYFLDRTKVPLADYVTKIKGREAELRSCYAQTIELSSDEFVRIILVDAAFIIEFLLRFLDPIKRDSNDRIFHKPWLVNSVLPDLLLLENQLPFFVLEDLFAAEEKPSVFDLSCQFCNESTSSYVQRDNSKSSPSLKVDHFVDLIRALNLPTDEEERDNRGSVKTLAVPSMTKLHQAGIKFKKRSNKNLFAMCFKDGILEIPNLMIDDNTELVLRNLIAFEQFRCTEKTRHLIDYIILMDSFVNTPNDVELLVRNGIVETMLGDNSEVSTLINSLGKGVVFERKHFYYAKLTEGLNKYYNKRWNKWKADLKQKYFYSPWTTISVFAATLIIMLTFIQTVCSFSQCAQR